ATCGCGTCTGATGGAACATGAACACCACAACAATTTAACCATCAAGCCATTCAACAATTCAGCAATCAATAGCTGCCGTTGTACTTCCGCACGAACCACTCCACGCACATAAGCCCCAGAATCAGGAAAAACAGCCATTTCAGGTCCACCAGTTCCTGGAGTTCTTCCGCGCTGTAGATAACGTCTTTGTGGTCGGCGCCGAGCAGGTCCTGCTCCAGTTGCTGCAGCTGCGCCGGGTAATATAACTTTGAGTTGGTGTTGCTGGCCAGTTGGAAGAGCAGGTTGTGGTCGGCCACGGCGTTAAGGGCCTCCAGTTGCAGTTCCTCCACCACAAACTCGCCCTTGTCCTGCTGCTGTTGCCCGTTTATGCTGGCTGAGGCCGTGTAAGTGTAGCGCCCGCCGGGCAGGGTGCCGATGTTCACCCCCGACTGGTTCTCGCCGTTGGCAAAATTGAAGCGCTTTGTCTCTTCGTCTTCGCCCGTTACGCTCAGGGTGATGTTCTGGCCATATATGGGTTCCAGCGCCTCGTTGTAAGCCTCGGCGTTAAACCGGATTTCGTCGGAGCTGGTGTATTCTTCCTGCGTCGGGTACACGTTCAGGCGCTTTTTGTTGCGGGGAGCGCTCAGCAGTTGGATGAGGTTGGTGATGAGCTCATTATATACGGCTGGCTGCTCGTTGTTGGCCGCCTCCGTGATGCGCCATTGCCAGGTGCCGGACGCGAGGAGGGTGGCGTTGCGCTTGTCGCCGGCAGTTTGCACGGCCAGCAGCGGTTTGGTGGTGCGCACCTGCCCCACCTGCTGGTACAGCACCACCTCGGTGTTGGGGGCGATGCGTACCTCGCCGTAAGGCACCCGCGCGGGCGGGTACTGCTCCAGCTGTTCGGATGCGGCCTCCGGAAGCTTAAACGTTGTGAAATTTCCGCTTGCCACGGCGGTCACTTCGTCTGTCTGGCCGCTTGCGTTGATGTTGAGCCCCACATTCAGGCGGTTGTAGGCGTCGAGGTCGCTCTGCGGGCCGAGAATATAAAGCGCAGGCAGGTTTTTCTGGCGCACCAGGTTCAGCGCGTCCTCACCTCCCGCCCCGCGCCTTGGCAACTGGTGCAGCACCGCCACATCATAGTCCTGCTTTTTGAGGGTGTTGAGGCCGGGTATATATAGCTCGGTTTCGTAGTTCTCGTTGGTCTCGATGGCGGTGCGCAGCGCGCTGATGTCGGGATGCGGGGCGGCCGCGGCTATCAGCACCTTTATCTTGCCTTTCACCACGTCTATATAGGCGTGCTTGGTGTTGTTGAGGGTGGTGAACTCGCCCTGCAGCGGCTGCACCTGCACCTCGTAATGGCGCTTGCCTAGTCCTCCGGCCAGCACCTGGAACGGCACCTGCTGCACCGGCTGGTCAGGGTTCAGCGTCACGGTTTTGCGGTCGATGGTTTTGCCGTTTTCCTGCAGGGCGACGGTGGCCTGCGTACCGCCGAAGCCCT
This window of the Pontibacter russatus genome carries:
- a CDS encoding vWA domain-containing protein, whose translation is MDSFRLITTYSPWLLLVCLAAGLLYAWLLYSKRTPWPKSVNYMLAGLRFVVVSFLCFLLLGPLVRYVANTTVEPTIVFAVDNSRSVSLFSDSVQLQQAEQGLQALREKLQSEGYKTEVRTLAEQSPQDVTAIQYAAETSNLSQLLSEVQDDYTGQNLAGVVLLSDGIVNQGISPTYANYNFTIYPVAVGDTVPKKDVLVASLRYNKVNYSGSRFPLEVELQQEGFGGTQATVALQENGKTIDRKTVTLNPDQPVQQVPFQVLAGGLGKRHYEVQVQPLQGEFTTLNNTKHAYIDVVKGKIKVLIAAAAPHPDISALRTAIETNENYETELYIPGLNTLKKQDYDVAVLHQLPRRGAGGEDALNLVRQKNLPALYILGPQSDLDAYNRLNVGLNINASGQTDEVTAVASGNFTTFKLPEAASEQLEQYPPARVPYGEVRIAPNTEVVLYQQVGQVRTTKPLLAVQTAGDKRNATLLASGTWQWRITEAANNEQPAVYNELITNLIQLLSAPRNKKRLNVYPTQEEYTSSDEIRFNAEAYNEALEPIYGQNITLSVTGEDEETKRFNFANGENQSGVNIGTLPGGRYTYTASASINGQQQQDKGEFVVEELQLEALNAVADHNLLFQLASNTNSKLYYPAQLQQLEQDLLGADHKDVIYSAEELQELVDLKWLFFLILGLMCVEWFVRKYNGSY